A DNA window from Bradyrhizobium barranii subsp. barranii contains the following coding sequences:
- the fdh3B gene encoding formate dehydrogenase FDH3 subunit beta, translating into MARMKFLCDADRCIECNACVTACKNEHEVPWGINRRRVVTINDGKPGERSVSMACMHCTDAPCAAVCPVNCFYTTADGVVLHSKDLCIGCGYCFYACPFGAPQYPKVGNFGSRGKMDKCTYCAGGPEADGSKEEYEKYGANRLAEGKLPLCAEMCSTKSLLAGDGEIIAQIYRERVLKRGYGSGAWGWKTAYRETIES; encoded by the coding sequence ATGGCACGGATGAAATTTCTCTGCGACGCCGACCGTTGCATCGAGTGCAACGCCTGCGTGACGGCCTGCAAGAACGAGCACGAGGTCCCCTGGGGCATCAACCGGCGTCGTGTCGTCACCATCAATGACGGCAAGCCGGGCGAACGCTCGGTCTCGATGGCCTGCATGCACTGCACCGATGCGCCCTGCGCTGCGGTGTGTCCGGTGAACTGCTTCTACACCACCGCCGACGGCGTGGTGCTGCACTCCAAGGACCTCTGCATCGGCTGCGGCTATTGCTTCTACGCCTGTCCGTTCGGCGCGCCGCAATATCCGAAGGTCGGCAATTTCGGCTCCCGCGGCAAGATGGACAAATGCACCTATTGCGCCGGCGGTCCCGAAGCCGACGGCAGCAAGGAAGAATACGAGAAATACGGCGCGAACCGGCTTGCCGAAGGCAAGCTGCCGCTCTGCGCCGAGATGTGCTCGACAAAATCGCTGCTCGCCGGCGATGGCGAGATCATCGCCCAGATCTACAGAGAGCGCGTACTGAAGCGCGGCTACGGCTCGGGCGCATGGGGCTGGAAAACCGCCTATCGCGAGACGATCGAGTCCTGA
- a CDS encoding UPF0182 family membrane protein → MTIGITGPERKVPRQSAVVGLTIAAAVIGVCLILLWLATDLLVDWLWFSSINSPQVFWTTIGAKTVIFLAVWTGTAIILWVNGWFALRFARRRSTQLVTASVWNFAVNAPPDLLALLRGRLPWSRLTVGGAALLALLVAAAEVGNWGVFLRFVYQVPYGADDPLYNKDIGFYLFSLPAYILIKNWMMLALVLSALFAAAIYWVHGDIEYDLHHRSMSSMAIAHGSVLLGLFFAVKAWSYGLDRYLLLYGDNGVVVGASYTDVHVRLPALWLMIGLSVIAAFATWANLRVRTYRLPAAAFLLVVIGSFVLASVIPVLFREFFVKPSELELERPYIERNIALTRQAYNLDQIAAKPFAAEQKLSFKTLDANKATIDNIRLWDWLPLSDTYAQLQEIRTYYKFHDLDVDRYWLDGSYQSVMLSARELQPSLLPPNAQTWVNRHVLFTHGNGAVMSPVTRKSTEGLPLLYLRDIPPVADGGPKIHEPRLYYGERSDNYVIVKGSTPEFDYPKGKDNVYAAYDGTGGVPIGAMVWRGLFAYYFNDPNLLLSSYITTDSRIMIRRNIGERVRTIAPFLRLDHDPYLVISNGRMFWMQDAYTVSSYFPSAQPAQDEDINYIRNSVKVIVDAYNGTVDFYLMETGDPIAATYRRIFPSLFKPFSAMPADMQRHIRYPEDLFLIQAQLYQSYHMEAADVFYNREDLWQFPRQPGGGGIATMAPYYIIMRLPGEPQAEFFLMLPMVPSRRDNMIAWLAARCDAPDYGKLIVYEFPKEKLVYGPFQIEARINQSTDISQQITLWNQMGSRVIRGANLLVIPIENSILYVTPLYLRAEHGHLPELKRVIAAYGEHVVMKETLDEALSALFIEPGAVQPVSSTKEEMPVARPSASQAREALDRYNHAVERLKSGDWKGFGTQFDAMRELLEEMNRHATGH, encoded by the coding sequence ATGACGATCGGGATCACCGGACCCGAACGGAAGGTACCAAGGCAGAGTGCCGTGGTCGGGCTCACTATTGCGGCCGCTGTCATTGGGGTTTGCCTGATCCTGCTCTGGCTCGCGACCGACCTCCTCGTCGACTGGCTGTGGTTTTCCTCGATCAATTCTCCGCAGGTTTTTTGGACGACAATCGGTGCGAAAACCGTCATCTTTCTTGCGGTCTGGACCGGAACCGCCATCATCCTTTGGGTGAACGGATGGTTCGCCCTGCGCTTTGCCCGACGGCGGTCGACACAGCTTGTCACCGCTTCGGTGTGGAACTTCGCGGTCAACGCGCCGCCAGATTTGCTTGCGCTTTTACGCGGTCGACTGCCATGGTCCCGGTTGACCGTAGGTGGGGCAGCTTTGCTTGCTCTGCTCGTCGCCGCCGCAGAAGTCGGCAACTGGGGTGTCTTCCTGCGGTTTGTCTATCAGGTGCCATATGGCGCAGACGATCCGCTCTACAACAAGGACATCGGCTTCTATCTCTTCTCGCTGCCCGCCTATATCCTCATCAAAAACTGGATGATGCTCGCGCTCGTTCTGAGCGCGCTTTTCGCCGCGGCGATCTACTGGGTGCACGGCGATATCGAATACGACCTTCATCATCGATCAATGTCGTCGATGGCGATTGCCCACGGCTCGGTGCTGCTCGGTCTTTTCTTTGCGGTGAAGGCCTGGTCCTATGGTCTTGATCGCTATCTGCTGCTTTACGGCGACAACGGTGTGGTCGTCGGCGCAAGCTACACCGATGTCCACGTGAGGCTCCCGGCCTTGTGGTTGATGATCGGACTTTCGGTCATCGCGGCGTTCGCCACGTGGGCAAATTTGCGAGTGCGCACCTACCGGCTTCCAGCCGCCGCGTTCCTGCTTGTCGTGATCGGGTCTTTCGTGCTGGCCAGCGTGATTCCCGTGCTGTTCCGGGAGTTCTTCGTCAAACCAAGCGAATTGGAGCTGGAAAGGCCCTATATCGAACGCAACATTGCGCTCACCCGGCAGGCTTACAATCTCGATCAGATCGCAGCCAAGCCGTTTGCGGCGGAACAGAAGCTTAGCTTCAAGACGCTCGACGCCAACAAGGCGACAATCGACAATATCAGGCTGTGGGACTGGCTGCCCTTGTCGGACACCTACGCGCAGCTGCAAGAGATCCGCACTTACTACAAATTCCATGATCTTGATGTTGATCGCTACTGGCTCGATGGCTCCTACCAAAGCGTAATGCTCTCGGCTCGCGAATTGCAGCCCTCCCTGCTGCCGCCGAATGCCCAGACATGGGTCAACCGCCACGTGCTGTTTACTCACGGCAATGGCGCGGTGATGAGCCCGGTCACGCGCAAAAGCACCGAGGGGCTACCGCTGCTCTATTTGCGGGATATCCCTCCGGTTGCGGATGGAGGCCCCAAAATCCACGAGCCGCGCCTCTACTACGGCGAACGGAGCGACAACTACGTCATCGTCAAGGGGAGCACGCCGGAGTTCGACTATCCGAAGGGAAAGGACAATGTCTACGCGGCTTATGACGGTACGGGCGGCGTTCCGATAGGAGCGATGGTGTGGAGAGGCCTGTTCGCTTACTACTTCAACGACCCGAACCTACTGCTCTCAAGTTACATCACGACCGACAGCCGTATCATGATCCGGCGCAATATCGGGGAAAGAGTACGAACGATCGCCCCGTTCCTCAGGCTCGATCACGATCCTTATCTGGTCATCAGCAATGGGCGGATGTTCTGGATGCAGGACGCCTACACGGTGAGTTCCTACTTTCCCTCCGCGCAGCCGGCGCAAGACGAGGATATCAACTACATTCGCAATTCAGTGAAGGTCATCGTCGATGCCTATAACGGGACCGTCGACTTTTACCTGATGGAGACCGGCGATCCGATTGCAGCGACCTATCGGCGTATCTTTCCGAGCCTGTTCAAGCCATTCTCGGCCATGCCGGCGGATATGCAGAGGCACATTCGCTATCCGGAGGACCTGTTCCTGATTCAGGCGCAGCTCTATCAGAGCTATCACATGGAGGCCGCTGACGTTTTCTATAACCGCGAGGATCTCTGGCAGTTCCCGCGCCAGCCGGGCGGCGGCGGCATTGCGACGATGGCCCCATATTACATCATCATGCGACTGCCCGGCGAGCCGCAGGCCGAGTTTTTCCTCATGCTTCCCATGGTGCCAAGCCGCCGCGACAATATGATCGCGTGGCTCGCCGCGCGTTGCGACGCACCCGACTACGGCAAGCTGATTGTCTACGAGTTTCCCAAGGAGAAGCTCGTCTACGGGCCGTTCCAGATCGAAGCGCGGATCAATCAGAGCACCGATATATCGCAGCAGATCACGCTGTGGAATCAGATGGGCTCGCGGGTGATACGCGGTGCGAACCTGCTTGTGATCCCAATCGAGAACTCGATCCTCTACGTAACGCCGCTCTATTTGCGAGCGGAGCACGGACACCTGCCGGAGCTGAAACGCGTGATCGCAGCCTATGGTGAACATGTGGTGATGAAGGAGACGCTCGACGAGGCCTTGTCAGCACTGTTTATCGAGCCTGGCGCGGTGCAGCCGGTCTCGAGCACGAAGGAGGAAATGCCTGTCGCACGCCCGTCGGCAAGTCAGGCACGGGAGGCGCTCGACCGCTACAATCATGCCGTTGAACGATTGAAGTCCGGCGACTGGAAAGGCTTTGGCACGCAGTTCGACGCAATGCGCGAGCTTCTGGAGGAAATGAACCGGCACGCCACGGGCCACTAG
- a CDS encoding formate dehydrogenase subunit gamma has product MSSSGRFIPVTIGAWALLLLIIAAPAPSPAQQVNPTASSVSERQLLQETDRIQGRVSIPDQRSSVLMQPAGREWREFRNVALRWIGGVAILGMLAVLVIFYLTRGMVRLESGRSGRTIVRFSLFERFVHWMTATCFVVLAISGLNITFGRPLLLPLIGHEAFSEWSQWAKYAHNYLSFPFTIGVVLIFLMWIAGNVPNKADVDWIKRRGGMVGHDHPPAYRFNAGQKAIYWIVVIGGGLVAATGYVLMFPFYLSGIEGMQFAQIVHSIVAMLFIAAMLAHIYIGTIGMEGAFEAMGSGTVDVNWAKEHHGLWLEEQNARAEANARPRPAATAAE; this is encoded by the coding sequence ATGTCGTCATCCGGAAGGTTCATTCCAGTCACCATCGGCGCGTGGGCATTGCTTCTGTTGATCATTGCGGCGCCGGCACCGTCACCGGCCCAGCAGGTCAATCCGACAGCGAGCTCGGTTAGCGAGCGGCAGCTGCTCCAGGAAACGGACCGGATCCAGGGGCGCGTCAGCATTCCCGACCAGCGCTCCAGCGTGCTCATGCAGCCGGCTGGCCGCGAGTGGCGTGAATTCCGCAACGTGGCGCTACGTTGGATTGGCGGGGTTGCCATCCTCGGCATGCTGGCGGTTCTCGTGATCTTCTATTTGACGCGCGGCATGGTCCGTCTGGAAAGCGGACGATCCGGCCGCACAATCGTGCGCTTTTCCTTATTCGAGCGTTTCGTGCATTGGATGACTGCGACCTGCTTTGTCGTTCTGGCGATTTCCGGATTGAACATCACGTTCGGCCGTCCGTTGCTCCTGCCGCTGATTGGCCACGAGGCGTTTTCCGAATGGTCGCAGTGGGCGAAGTACGCGCACAACTACCTCAGCTTTCCGTTCACCATCGGAGTCGTGCTGATCTTCCTGATGTGGATCGCTGGCAACGTCCCGAACAAGGCGGATGTCGATTGGATCAAGCGCCGTGGCGGTATGGTGGGTCACGATCATCCACCGGCCTATCGTTTCAACGCCGGCCAGAAGGCGATCTATTGGATCGTGGTCATCGGCGGAGGCCTGGTGGCGGCCACCGGATATGTGCTGATGTTCCCGTTCTATCTGTCAGGTATCGAAGGGATGCAGTTCGCGCAGATCGTTCACTCCATCGTGGCGATGCTCTTCATCGCGGCGATGCTGGCGCACATCTATATCGGGACGATCGGTATGGAAGGCGCGTTCGAGGCAATGGGCAGCGGCACTGTCGATGTCAACTGGGCCAAGGAGCACCATGGGCTCTGGCTTGAAGAGCAGAATGCGCGCGCCGAAGCGAATGCACGGCCCCGGCCGGCGGCCACCGCGGCGGAGTAG